A stretch of Ipomoea triloba cultivar NCNSP0323 chromosome 11, ASM357664v1 DNA encodes these proteins:
- the LOC115996015 gene encoding uncharacterized protein LOC115996015, with amino-acid sequence MRTTSKAVSAGGRPRSNDLREQLGRTNGRDLREQLTARSNSPDLREQISGHLNGAPAGGTDLREQLGRPNGQDLRGRLSRQTSRNTGESRPETIGNRPPPGELEQIVVQVINEVERRRFENRGTNNQTEPVTPTGEGTMNPQVTEQEGRNREEHPTLRREDGRRREVARSVMDRLSDSRGNPLQNPPRGNPDRPNGNRQERRAAAAWRRVQAAVSESSAESPAEPKYRHSQMEGFEKRLQNLQDQFEGKIRPSVENLLTSSPFVDEIMAYRAPADLKIPEHATFDGMGDPREHLVSYQAKMQVLGVEEPLMCKAFLPTLKGLAQKWFLALPSRSIRCFNDLADRFLTHYAVNIKPQRNLTHLSGISQDEGEALKTYLTRWQKEVQTIEGLDEQVAITFFMESLRAGKLFIDLHNDRPKTYVEAMQRASRQADTEEAVRQKRQREAAGSSAKRSRSDTRGRTESERSSRTEVRRGAERVGVPPPRPSVAQPVHEVKDTLPPPPPLKPGDQPEVLPPGGVPTKYCRYHRSTTHTTEECYYLKKEIEAMIQKGAPPPPNQWRRPPRSDKTDSRSDRGKQPASEEEEANWKHKPVINMIVGGPEGGDSSGSRKAWARQLYVGTIYGRDDSLKKVCREPILFTDDDLPRSQHPHRDALVIAMDVHGTAVRRVLVDTGSSVNILYLEVFERLGLQRNKLTPIKTPLAGFTGDSIESEGSIRLPVEIGTFPNLRSIDMEFVVVNLSCSHNMILGRPGLEDLGALISIEHLCLKFRTPNGIGVARCDQKAARDCYLQSCRKIGKEDLRVHSITSREEQTKNLDRPEPAVELEEVEIDPAHPERRVRIGTGLAEKVKQEITLELQKYQKVFAWGPEDMPGVDRSVICHRLAVDPNHKPVIQKKRYLSADRRDFVKKEVETLMTARHIREVKYPDWLANVVLVPKPPAWRMCVDYTDLNQACPKDPFPLPRIDQLVDETAGCDLLSFMDAFRGYHQIFMHPANEEKTAFITPDGVYCYRVMPFGLKNAGATYTRMVGRLFRDLLGKSMAAYVDDMLVKSKDEGTHAKDLAATFAIMEKYNLRLNPKKCAFAVRGGKFLGYMVTRKGIEPNPEKVKAILDMQPPGTLKELQRLTGRLAALNRFLSKSADRALPFFEAMKKREGFRWTEECQKSFEELKDYLQTPPLLSTPKEGEVLFLYLAASQKAVSSVLIREEERVVYALVITARKLVPYLQAHPIRVLTDQPLAGVLRNPNSSGRLVKWAVELTQYGIEYHPRPSIKGQALADFIVECTAHSPEPNTKAPEEGDWWEMHADGAASQHHCGGGIMLTTPEGFRLYYSLTYEFTASNNEAEYEAVIGGLRVARALKVQKIRIKTDSRLVVGQLTGTCETKNERLGRYKKVTEGLLGEFEAHELEHVPRAENTEADILSKMALGGIPDHLLRICQNERILLPSIELKIIPEDVCVTEELDPEEHPEVFWMEEIHKYKEKGDLPDNPAEAAKVQRRSSAYVIIDGHMYKKSFGGPLLRCLHPSEADQVIEEAHRGICSAHQGAHTLARKIVLQGYYWPTMVKDCIGRVARCTVCQSFAKKDTRPASFYTPITVAIPFAKWGIDIVGPLPLAPGRLRFCVVAVDYLTRQFDCRPFSDFCQQYGIRHTKVSVAYPQANGQVENINRTIVDGIRRKLSDLGGTWVDELDRVLWAYRTTHRKATGETPFSLTYGFEAKIPAEITTPTLRVLQYNDDENEESLQIEKNFLEERRDAAYGRMAEYQQSVKRYYDKRVKEKRFQEGDLVLRDRDASQPNQGGKFAVKWEGPYRIREVIRPGTYRLETQDGQAVERKWNAVHLKKFFQ; translated from the exons ATGAGAACGACGAGCAAAGCGGTCAGTGCGGGGGGGCGACCTCGTTCCAATGATTTGCGGGAACAATTAGGCCGGACTAATGGCCGTGATTTGCGAGAGCAATTAACGGCTAGGTCTAACAGTCCAGATCTAAGAGAACAGATATCCGGACATCTCAACGGGGCACCTGCCGGGGGAACCGACTTAAGAGAACAGTTAGGACGACCCAACGGCCAAGATTTGAGAGGGCGTTTGAGCCGGCAGACTTCCCGGAACACTGGGGAATCCCGCCCAGAAACAATAGGTAACCGGCCTCCGCCCGGAGAGTTGGAGCAAATCGTAGTACAAGTAATCAATGAGGTTGAGAGGCGAAGGTTTGAGAATCGAGGTACTAACAACCAGACTGAACCCGTCACGCCAACGGGGGAAGGAACTATGAATCCACAAGTCACTGAGCAGGAGGGGCGTAACAGGGAGGAACACCCGACTCTCCGTCGAGAAGACGGCAGGCGTCGAGAGGTCGCTCGATCTGTAATGGATCGCTTGAGCGATTCCCGTGGAAACCCGCTGCAAAACCCACCTCGCGGAAACCCGGATCGACCGAATGGCAATCGCCAAGAACGTCGGGCCGCGGCCGCCTGGCGGAGAGTGCAGGCCGCGGTATCCGAGAGTAGCGCCGAATCCCCGGCAGAACCTAAATATCGTCACAGTCAGATGGAGGGCTTTGAGAAAAGGCTCCAAAATCTGCAAGATCAATTTGAGGGTAAGATTAGGCCCTCTGTTGAAAATCTCTTAACTTCCTCGCCCTTTGTGGACGAGATCATGGCTTACCGGGCCCCTGCAGACCTAAAGATCCCGGAGCACGCTACCTTCGACGGGATGGGCGATCCACGAGAACATTTAGTCAGCTACCAGGCCAAAATGCAAGTTTTAGGGGTGGAGGAGCCACTCATGTGTAAGGCCTTTCTGCCTACTCTTAAAGGGCTCGCCCAGAAGTGGTTTTTGGCTTTGCCGAGTCGGTCTATCCGATGTTTCAATGACTTAGCCGATCGATTCCTCACTCATTATGCTGTGAACATCAAACCACAGCGCAACCTTACCCACCTGAGTGGAATCAGTCAAGACGAAGGGGAGGCTTTGAAAACATACTTAACCCGTTGGCAAAAGGAGGTTCAAACCATCGAAGGGTTGGATGAGCAGGTGGCAATCACTTTCTTCATGGAATCGCTCCGTGCGGGTAAGTTATTTATTGACCTTCACAATGATCGTCCAAAAACCTATGTGGAAGCTATGCAAAGAGCCAGTCGTCAGGCAGACACGGAAGAAGCAGTAAGACAAAAGCGGCAGCGAGAAGCTGCCGGGTCCAGTGCTAAGCGATCACGATCCGATACCAGGGGTCGGACGGAATCTGAGCGCTCCAGTCGCACCGAGGTCCGCCGAGGAGCTGAAAGAGTGGGGGTTCCGCCTCCCCGACCTTCCGTGGCGCAACCCGTGCATGAGGTCAAAGACACCCTGCCGCCTCCCCCGCCTTTGAAACCTGGAGACCAACCTGAGGTTTTGCCTCCTGGAGGGGTCCCGACAAAGTATTGCCGATACCATCGATCGACCACACATACCACTGAGGAATGCTATTACCTGAAAAAGGAAATAGAAGCCATGATCCAGAAGGGCGCTCCGCCCCCGCCTAATCAATGGAGGCGACCTCCGCGATCTGATAAAACGGACTCACGTTCCGATCGAGGGAAGCAGCCCGCCTCTGAGGAAGAGGAAGCAAATTGGAAACACAAACCTGTTATCAATATGATAGTAGGAGGCCCGGAAGGGGGAGATTCGTCCGGATCACGGAAAGCTTGGGCTCGGCAATTATATGTGGGAACCATTTACGGTCGGGACGATAGTCTAAAGAAGGTATGTCGAGAACCTATCCTGTTTACCGATGATGACTTACCTCGGAGCCAACATCCCCACCGGGATGCTTTGGTTATCGCCATGGACGTCCATGGGACGGCAGTTCGAAGAGTTCTGGTAGACACTGGGAGTAGTGTGAATATCCTGTACTTAGAAGTATTTGAGAGGTTGGGGTTACAACGTAACAAGTTGACACCTATAAAGACACCTCTGGCCGGTTTCACCGGGGACTCGATCGAGTCAGAAGGCTCTATACGCCTACCCGTCGAAATTGGGACTTTCCCCAATCTACGAAGTATAGATATGGAGTTTGTGGTGGTTAATTTATCCTGCTCTCATAATATGATTTTGGGGCGACCTGGGCTGGAAGACCTGGGTGCTCTTATCTCCATAGAGCACCTTTGCTTGAAGTTTCGGACTCCTAACGGGATCGGAGTCGCCCGGTGCGATCAAAAGGCGGCTCGGGATTGCTATTTGCAATCCTGTCGGAAAATTGGGAAagaggatctaagggttcattCTATCACTAGTCGAGAAGAACAGACAAAGAACCTCGACCGCCCCGAGCCGGCGGTAGAGTTAGAGGAGGTCGAAATTGATCCTGCCCACCCTGAGAGAAGGGTAAGGATCGGAACAGGTTTGGCTGAGAAAGTCAAACAAGAAATCACCCTAGAGTTACAAAAATATCAGAAGGTATTCGCCTGGGGACCTGAGGATATGCCCGGAGTTGATCGGTCGGTAATCTGCCACCGACTAGCAGTCGACCCTAATCACAAACCTGTTATCCAAAAGAAGAGGTACCTCTCTGCGGACCGACGTGACTTCGTTAAAAAGGAGGTAGAGACTCTGATGACCGCCCGACACATCCGTGAAGTAAAATATCCAGATTGGCTCGCTAACGTGGTGCTTGTACCTAAGCCTCCCGCTTGGCGAATGTGCGTGGACTACACGGACCTCAATCAAGCTTGCCCGAAAGATCCTTTCCCGTTACCCAGGATCGACCAGCTAGTAGATGAGACGGCTGGTTGTGATCTGCtgagtttcatggacgcctttCGGGGGTATCATCAAATCTTCATGCACCCCGCGAATGAAGAAAAGACTGCCTTCATCACCCCGGACGGGGTATACTGCTACCGAGTGATGCCCTTTGGGTTAAAAAATGCCGGAGCCACCTACACTCGGATGGTAGGTCGTTTATTCAGAGACTTGTTGGGAAAGTCCATGGCCGCGTACGTAGACGATATGCTTGTGAAAAGCAAGGACGAAGGAACCCATGCGAAGGATCTGGCAGCCACTTTCGCCATAATGGAGAAATATAATCTGCGTCTAAACCCAAAAAAGTGTGCCTTTGCGGTACGAGGAGGAAAATTCCTTGGTTATATGGTAACTCGGAAAGGAATCGAGCCCAACCCTGAAAAGGTGAAGGCTATCCTCGACATGCAGCCTCCGGGAACCTTAAAAGAATTGCAAAGGTTAACGGGGCGACTTGCGGCCTTGAACAGATTCCTGTCCAAATCCGCGGATCGAGCCTTACCCTTTTTTGAAGCTATGAAGAAGAGGGAAGGGTTTCGCTGGACGGAGGAGTGTCAGAAGTCGTTTGAAGAATTAAAGGATTATTTACAGACTCCACCGCTGCTATCCACCCCGAAAGAAGGTGAGGTGCTGTTCCTCTATCTAGCCGCCTCTCAGAAGGCTGTCAGCTCCGTGTTAATCCGAGAAGAAGAACGG GTGGTGTACGCTCTGGTGATCACAGCCCGGAAGTTAGTACCTTACCTTCAAGCTCATCCCATCCGAGTTCTGACTGACCAGCCCCTGGCAGGAGTCTTGCGAAATCCCAACTCTTCAGGGCGTTTGGTAAAATGGGCCGTGGAACTCACTCAGTATGGGATCGAGTACCACCCCCGCCCCTCGATAAAAGGCCAAGCCTTAGCTGACTTCATAGTGGAGTGCACCGCTCATAGCCCCGAACCTAACACCAAGGCCCCTGAGGAAGGGGATTGGTGGGAAATGCACGCTGACGGAGCCGCCAGCCAACATCACTGTGGAGGAGGAATCATGCTGACGACTCCCGAGGGGTTTCGCTTGTACTACTCGCTCACGTACGAGTTTACGGCCTCGAATAATGAGGCAGAATATGAAGCCGTAATCGGAGGATTACGCGTGGCCAGAGCTCTTAAAGTCCAGAAGATCCGAATTAAAACCGACTCTCGTCTAGTGGTCGGACAGTTAACCGGAACTTGTGAGACAAAGAATGAAAGACTCGGGCGATACAAGAAAGTCACTGAGGGACTTTTAGGTGAATTCGAGGCTCACGAGTTGGAGCACGTGCCCCGTGCCGAAAATACCGAAGCTGATATCTTGTCCAAAATGGCCCTAGGCGGAATACCAGATCACCTCCTCAGAATCTGCCAGAATGAGCGAATCCTTCTACCCAGCATAGAACTGAAAATTATTCCGGAGGACGTATGTGTTACGGAGGAACTAGATCCTGAGGAGCATCCTGAGGTATTTTGGATGGAGGAAATtcacaaatataaagaaaagggAGACCTTCCCGACAATCCGGCCGAGGCCGCGAAAGTCCAAAGACGATCTTCTGCGTATGTGATAATTGATGGTCACATGTACAAAAAGTCCTTCGGGGGACCGTTGCTAAGGTGTCTACATCCCTCTGAAGCGGATCAAGTTATAGAAGAAGCACACCGAGGGATCTGTTCGGCTCACCAAGGGGCTCACACCTTAGCTCGCAAGATAGTGTTACAAGGATACTACTGGCCTACTATGGTCAAGGACTGTATtggtcgggtagcccgatgtaCGGTTTGTCAGTCCTTCGCTAAGAAGGACACACGACCAGCCTCCTTCTACACTCCGATCACGGTAGCTATTCCATTTGCTAAGTGGGGAATCGATATTGTCGGACCGTTGCCCCTGGCACCGGGACGATTGCGCTTTTGTGTGGTGGCTGTGGATTATTTAACAAG GCAGTTCGACTGTCGGCCCTTCAGTGATTTCTGTCAGCAATATGGAATACGACACACTAAGGTCTCAGTGGCCTACCCTCAAGCCAATGGACAAGTTGAGAACATCAATCGAACCATCGTAGATGGGATACGGAGGAAGTTAAGTGACCTGGGAGGAACCTGGGTCGATGAGCTGGATCGAGTTCTATGGGCATATCGAACGACTCATCGAAAAGCGACCGGGGAAACTCCGTTCTCCCTCACTTATGGCTTCGAAGCCAAAATACCGGCGGAGATCACCACTCCGACCCTACGAGTACTGCAGTATAATGATGACGAAAACGAGGAGAGCTTGCAGATAGAAAAGAACTTCCTTGAGGAAAGGAGGGATGCAGCGTATGGACGAATGGCCGAGTACCAGCAGTCGGTAAAACGCTATTATGATAAAAGAGTCAAGGAGAAAAGGTTCCAAGAAGGAGATCTGGTCCTGAGAGACCGGGATGCCAGTCAGCCCAATCAGGGAGGGAAGTTCGCGGTTAAATGGGAGGGTCCTTACCGGATCCGAGAGGTCATTCGTCCTGGAACTTACCGTTTGGAGACTCAGGATGGACAGGCTGTTGAGCGGAAATGGAATGCGGTGCACTTAAAGAAATTCTTTCAGTAG